From one Dermacentor variabilis isolate Ectoservices chromosome 3, ASM5094787v1, whole genome shotgun sequence genomic stretch:
- the LOC142576322 gene encoding uncharacterized protein LOC142576322 isoform X1, with translation MTDSDDPADAEADVLKRHLCGLRKQGSVWTGYTESSEAFTDFLRDLAEINITFRTEHSAKQSGRLLLSSRRGDIVVNDNIPFTVLRNSKRGCIFGWDLKKLQGLGSSQVTEAEQLAETSPQKKKKLGCTAVMRVRQVEMYPEYRINLPKDRPQHEHNAASKQQIARLKLALQEEGSIETVLRWKRFYISMTDIKSHCNHDISRCVRPTQPVQPKLATKIVQLVRQGVTAVKAMESHLKCYVKDVLFSNKESPPLSSRDYYPSERDIRKHIQQALRECRFNCTDQNNLAKYTEELHVKIPTTNCFFRSCKMRHEEDNQLLEVQHDQTDWDILESVAQDCQSTLLFCIQTDFMSELLLKYSSNVGYLVATYKTTECALPLFFIMVKTTSWYAVVGAFVVQFETAECIGEALSIWRAWNPDFNPKFWMVDLSQAEITALSNAFPCGRAIISDSHREEAWRRFFSTEQNDVADVPAVKAMLSRIVDSQNEQEFKMALTGLEESPHWLQNPKLQRYITHWLSMKELWVKMYRLDLPYEPNNGADVKAYLERSCGHPSLSELVRALVEVCFPEMEAQFLKASLSSSSCPLNKMFESPAVFKKEPNFVSLSMPVSTSSEQFRGSPTKSDAEYITPDLQQPPQHSQHHLTSQIRTQSKKIASRLHYIHDDAVLQEVLTMLTVAKTLICENLANNDVDI, from the exons ATGACGGACAGCGACGACCCGGCGGACGCCGAAGCAGACGTGCTCAAGAGGCACCTATGTGGATTACGGAAGCAGGGCAGCGTATGGACGGGCTACACGGAGTCCTCGGAGGCATTCACAGACTTTCTGCGTGACCTCGCCGAAATAAACATCACCTTTCGGACCGAGCACTCTGCCAAGCAAAGCG GGAGACTGCTTCTGTCCAGTCGACGTGGAGACATTGTTGTGAATGACAACATTCCGTTCACGGTTTTGCGGAACTCAAAAAGAGGCTGCATCTTCGGCTGGGACTTGAAGAAATTGCAGGGCCTAGGAAGTAGCCAG GTGACAGAAGCAGAGCAGTTGGCAGAAACTTCaccgcagaagaaaaagaagctagGCTGTACTGCCGTGATGCGTGTGAGGCAGGTGGAGATGTACCCAGAATACAGG aTAAACCTTCCAAAGGACCGACCACAGCATGAGCATAACGCTGCTTCAAAACAGCAGATCGCTCGCTTGAAACTTGCACTCCAAGAAGAGGGCAGCATTGAAACTGTGCTCCGTTGGAAACGATTTTACATCTCTATGACGGACATCAAAAGTCATTGCAATCATGATATATCTCGGTGTGTACGACCTACACAACCTGTTCAACCGAAACTAGCTACAAAAATAGTTCAGCTTGTTCGTCAAGGCGTGACAGCAGTGAAAGCAATGGAGAGTCATCTAAAGTGTTATGTTAAAGATGTCTTATTTTCAAACAAGGAAAGTCCCCCTCTTTCATCAAGAGATTATTACCCAAGCGAGAGGGACATACGAAAACATATTCAGCAGGCACTTCGGGAATGCAGGTTTAATTGCACTGATCAAAACAATCTAGCAAAATATACGGAAGAGCTTCATGTGAAGATACCAACAACAAACTGTTTTTTCCGTTCCTGTAAGATGAGGCATGAAGAGGACAACCAGCTGCTTGAAGTGCAGCATGATCAAACTGACTGGGACATTCTAGAGTCTGTAGCACAGGATTGCCAAAGTACGCTACTGTTTTGCATCCAAACTGACTTTATGAGTGAACTATTGCTAAAATACAGCAGCAATGTTGGGTACCTTGTTGCAACCTACAAGACGACGGAATGTGCACTTCCACTATTCTTCATTATGGTAAAGACCACCAGCTGGTACGCTGTGGTAGGTGCTTTCGTTGTCCAGTTTGAAACGGCCGAGTGCATTGGAGAAGCGCTAAGTATTTGGAGAGCTTGGAACCCGGATTTTAACCCCAAGTTTTGGATGGTGGACTTGAGCCAGGCCGAGATCACAGCTCTTTCCAATGCTTTTCCCTGCGGGCGCGCCATCATCTCAGATTCTCACAGAGAAGAGGCCTGGCGTAGGTTTTTCTCGACCGAGCAAAATGATGTTGCTGATGTTCCTGCTGTCAAAGCAATGCTAAGTCGAATAGTGGACAGCCAAAATGAGCAGGAGTTTAAGATGGCACTTACGGGTTTGGAGGAGTCGCCTCACTGGTTACAAAACCCGAAGCTGCAAAGGTACATCACTCACTGGCTCTCAATGAAAGAACTGTGGGTTAAAATGTACCGACTTGACCTTCCTTATGAGCCCAACAACGGGGCAGACGTGAAGGCTTACTTGGAAAGAAGCTGTGGCCACCCTAGCCTCTCGGAGCTTGTCAGAGCCTTGGTTGAGGTGTGTTTCCCTGAGATGGAAGCCCAGTTCCTTAAGGCCAGTCTGAGCTCGTCTAGCTGCCCGCTTAACAAGATGTTCGAGTCCCCTGCAGTCTTTAAGAAAGAGCCGAactttgtttctctctctatgCCAGTGTCCACGTCCTCAGAGCAATTTAGAGGATCGCCAACAAAAAGTGATGCAGAATATATTACTCCAGACCTACAACAGCCTCCTCAGCACAGCCAGCACCATCTAACATCCCAGATCAGAACCCAAAGTAAAAAGATTGCTTCTAGACTGCACTACATCCATGATGATGCCGTATTGCAAGAGGTGCTTACAATGTTGACTGTGGCCAAAACACTCATTTGTGAAAACTTGGCCAACAACGATGTGGACATTTGA
- the LOC142576322 gene encoding uncharacterized protein LOC142576322 isoform X2 codes for MTDSDDPADAEADVLKRHLCGLRKQGSVWTGYTESSEAFTDFLRDLAEINITFRTEHSAKQSGRLLLSSRRGDIVVNDNIPFTVLRNSKRGCIFGWDLKKLQGLGSSQVTEAEQLAETSPQKKKKLGCTAVMRVRQVEMYPEYRTVLPRQSVLTTLPS; via the exons ATGACGGACAGCGACGACCCGGCGGACGCCGAAGCAGACGTGCTCAAGAGGCACCTATGTGGATTACGGAAGCAGGGCAGCGTATGGACGGGCTACACGGAGTCCTCGGAGGCATTCACAGACTTTCTGCGTGACCTCGCCGAAATAAACATCACCTTTCGGACCGAGCACTCTGCCAAGCAAAGCG GGAGACTGCTTCTGTCCAGTCGACGTGGAGACATTGTTGTGAATGACAACATTCCGTTCACGGTTTTGCGGAACTCAAAAAGAGGCTGCATCTTCGGCTGGGACTTGAAGAAATTGCAGGGCCTAGGAAGTAGCCAG GTGACAGAAGCAGAGCAGTTGGCAGAAACTTCaccgcagaagaaaaagaagctagGCTGTACTGCCGTGATGCGTGTGAGGCAGGTGGAGATGTACCCAGAATACAGG ACAGTGTTACCCAGGCAGTCAGTGCTGACAACCCTTCCAAGTTAG